A window of the Verrucomicrobiia bacterium genome harbors these coding sequences:
- a CDS encoding flagellar hook-basal body complex protein: protein MMRSLNSGVSGIQQFQTSMDVLGNNIANVNTVGFKSARISFADAFSQSLRPAAPGSGNTSATPAMQVGTGVTTAAIKNTFLQGALTRTGVATDLGISGDGFFLVRDPLSGATFATRAGDFRLDQNGYLVTNQGFRVQGYADSGLSTVGDIQINATGAPAGADPAAAVENFAVGADGRITVRLSDGTQFVRGQVLLQRFADPQVLTKQGNNLYANLAAAGPLAQPAAPGTLGLGRVEAGALELSNVDLSNEFAQLITTQRAFQANARIISSSDELLSELVNLKR from the coding sequence ATGATGCGTTCTCTCAACTCCGGTGTCAGCGGCATCCAGCAATTCCAAACTAGCATGGATGTCCTTGGCAATAACATCGCCAACGTCAACACGGTCGGCTTCAAATCCGCCCGCATCAGCTTTGCCGATGCCTTCAGCCAAAGCCTGCGCCCCGCCGCCCCCGGCTCCGGCAACACCAGCGCCACCCCCGCCATGCAGGTCGGCACCGGCGTCACCACCGCCGCCATCAAAAACACCTTCCTCCAGGGCGCCCTCACCCGCACCGGCGTCGCCACCGACCTCGGCATCTCCGGCGACGGCTTTTTCCTCGTCCGCGATCCCCTCTCCGGCGCCACCTTCGCCACCCGCGCGGGGGACTTCCGCCTCGACCAGAACGGTTACCTCGTCACCAACCAGGGCTTCCGCGTCCAGGGCTATGCTGACAGCGGCCTCAGCACCGTGGGGGATATCCAGATCAACGCCACCGGTGCCCCCGCGGGCGCCGACCCCGCCGCCGCTGTCGAAAACTTTGCCGTGGGCGCCGACGGCCGCATCACCGTCCGCTTGAGCGACGGCACCCAGTTTGTCCGCGGCCAGGTCCTCCTCCAGCGCTTTGCCGATCCCCAGGTCCTCACCAAGCAGGGCAACAACTTGTATGCCAACCTCGCCGCCGCCGGCCCGCTCGCCCAGCCCGCCGCCCCCGGCACCCTCGGCCTCGGCCGCGTCGAGGCCGGCGCCCTCGAATTGAGCAATGTGGACCTCTCCAACGAATTTGCCCAGCTCATCACCACCCAGCGCGCCTTCCAGGCCAACGCCCGCATCATTTCCTCCAGTGATGAGCTGCTCTCCGAACTGGTGAATCTCAAACGTTAA
- the fliR gene encoding flagellar biosynthetic protein FliR yields MAEWLIAWMAVFVRAGALFTVFPVFAGRNFPRSLRVGLAALMGLLLAPLLHVPTAATQHLSSLVLFLLAEMAAGLLMGFICRMIFFAIEIAGGIITHEMALNMAASFNPLSEQRAEAPTMILYYLGAVLFFALDMHHWMLAAFQQSYQVLPPGLFRPGEPLLRHVLGQTSRIFLLALQMAAPILAIAFLITLLFTILGRALPQMNVLTDSFPIRILAGLAGFGLTLSIMAQHVLNYLRRLPEDLLRVAQLLGLGG; encoded by the coding sequence ATGGCCGAGTGGCTCATAGCTTGGATGGCGGTGTTCGTGCGGGCCGGCGCCCTCTTCACGGTCTTTCCCGTCTTTGCCGGCCGCAACTTCCCGCGCTCCTTGCGCGTGGGCCTGGCCGCCCTCATGGGGTTGCTCCTGGCGCCCCTCCTCCACGTCCCCACCGCCGCCACCCAACACCTTTCTTCCCTGGTCCTGTTCCTCCTGGCTGAAATGGCCGCCGGCCTCCTGATGGGCTTCATCTGCCGCATGATCTTTTTCGCCATCGAAATCGCCGGAGGCATCATCACCCACGAAATGGCCCTCAACATGGCCGCCTCCTTCAACCCCCTCTCCGAACAACGCGCCGAAGCCCCCACCATGATCCTCTACTACCTCGGCGCCGTGCTCTTCTTTGCCCTCGACATGCACCACTGGATGCTCGCCGCCTTCCAGCAAAGTTACCAGGTCCTCCCTCCCGGTCTCTTCCGCCCCGGCGAGCCTCTCTTACGGCACGTCCTGGGCCAAACGTCCCGGATTTTCCTCCTCGCCTTGCAAATGGCCGCCCCCATCCTCGCCATCGCCTTCCTCATCACCCTCTTGTTCACCATCCTCGGGCGCGCGCTGCCCCAGATGAACGTGCTCACCGACAGTTTCCCCATCCGCATCCTGGCCGGCCTGGCGGGATTTGGCCTCACCCTCTCCATCATGGCACAACACGTGCTCAACTACCTGCGCCGGCTGCCCGAAGACCTGCTGCGCGTCGCGCAACTCCTCGGTCTGGGAGGCTAG
- a CDS encoding FliM/FliN family flagellar motor switch protein produces the protein MSASPATSSPSADAPPKPLRWQGARADVVPLRQLQWLRLRHEGYARAVADWLTLQLRLDFRFTPKSAVMRPVAEFLEGLPSPTHLGLFRLTPNGRILYLNLPCALALAMVDRWLGGPGLPEPEERALSDLEAGLLEPGMRMFIEQWKQYWGGGRGWNVTPVGCESSTQFLEVKEPQEMVCVLNFEAALGETSGPVTLAIPVSLVRELLPQTTSAPAESPAKTEPPKPPAWNPALEDVVVKVTAEWCGLQLTARELAQLQVGDQLLWDGGVSGEVKLRIGGRPLFLGRLGTQNGCWAVQIQGRAG, from the coding sequence ATGAGCGCCTCCCCCGCCACCTCCTCCCCATCCGCCGACGCTCCGCCCAAACCCCTCCGCTGGCAGGGCGCTCGCGCCGATGTGGTGCCCCTCCGGCAGTTGCAATGGCTCCGGCTGCGGCACGAGGGCTATGCGCGCGCCGTGGCGGACTGGCTCACCCTCCAGTTGCGCTTGGATTTCCGTTTCACCCCCAAATCCGCCGTCATGCGCCCCGTGGCCGAATTCCTCGAAGGCCTCCCGTCCCCCACCCATCTGGGCCTCTTTCGCCTCACACCCAACGGGCGCATCCTCTATCTGAACCTCCCCTGCGCCCTCGCCCTCGCCATGGTGGACCGCTGGCTGGGCGGCCCCGGCCTCCCGGAACCCGAAGAACGCGCCCTCAGCGACCTCGAAGCCGGCCTGCTCGAACCCGGAATGCGCATGTTCATCGAACAGTGGAAACAATACTGGGGGGGCGGCCGCGGTTGGAATGTCACCCCCGTCGGCTGTGAAAGCAGCACCCAATTCCTCGAAGTCAAAGAACCCCAGGAAATGGTCTGCGTCTTGAATTTTGAGGCCGCCCTCGGCGAAACCAGCGGCCCCGTCACCCTGGCCATCCCCGTCAGTCTCGTGCGCGAATTGCTGCCCCAAACCACCTCCGCCCCGGCCGAGTCTCCGGCCAAAACCGAACCCCCCAAACCCCCGGCCTGGAATCCCGCCTTGGAGGACGTCGTCGTCAAAGTCACCGCCGAGTGGTGCGGACTCCAACTCACCGCCCGCGAACTGGCCCAGTTGCAGGTCGGCGACCAGTTGCTCTGGGACGGAGGCGTCTCGGGCGAGGTCAAGTTGCGCATCGGCGGCCGCCCCCTCTTCCTGGGGCGGCTGGGCACGCAAAATGGCTGCTGGGCAGTCCAAATTCAAGGCCGGGCAGGCTGA
- the fliN gene encoding flagellar motor switch protein FliN, translating to MATQDNPNLDVVMDVPVQVTVVLGERAMSIREVLQLNAGAVVPLDRKADQPVDLYVNNKLIARGEVVVVNEHLGLKITELAAKSA from the coding sequence ATGGCAACGCAAGACAACCCCAATTTGGATGTCGTGATGGATGTCCCCGTGCAGGTCACCGTGGTGCTGGGTGAGCGCGCCATGTCCATCCGCGAGGTGCTCCAACTCAACGCCGGCGCCGTGGTCCCCCTCGACCGCAAGGCCGATCAGCCCGTGGATTTGTACGTCAACAACAAATTAATCGCCCGCGGCGAAGTCGTCGTCGTCAACGAACATCTGGGCCTCAAAATCACCGAGCTTGCGGCCAAATCCGCATGA
- the flhA gene encoding flagellar biosynthesis protein FlhA: protein MNAGAVAIAAPRRWFQFQDLWLTVGLFGTILLLILPVSPFILDGLLASSIALSLLIALVILYVRDPADFTGFPTLLLFVTLFRLALNVASTRLILLDGYAGHIIEAFGNFVVRGNYVVGMVVFLILVLINFVVITKGAGRIAEVAARFTLDAMPGKQMSIDAELNAGIISEAEARERRRKVEEEADFYGAMDGASKFVRGDAIAAVLITLINIIGGFAIGIIQKGMTVTESLQRFTLLSIGDGLVSQIPALITSTAAGILITRAAAKDNLARELGRQLLFYPRVMNLLAVMLLIMALIPGLPMLPFLFMAGLAYGAGQLLRRHNINMEAAAPAANLAGGRSAPAKSPKSADATSDPAKPTGEKLEELLVLDALQIELGYGLVALADSRKGGDLLERVTGVRRNFAAEMGVVIPPIRLRDNLQLGANEYRFLLKGNQVARGELMPGHWLAMNATRSKTQLKGIPTVEPVFQLPATWVTEAERRTAEIHGYTVVDAASVLVTHLSETIRRHAHEILSRQDTQALLDHLKQTHPAVVNELVPNLLSIGQVQRVLQNLLAEGVSIRNLAGILEKVADHALVTKNPDDLSEAARRALAAQIVRPYLNEQGILRVIALDPKLEQQIALGLRSSPTEVSLALEPRLARHLVEALSRQIQRLLADGQAPVVVCAPQIRLPLRRFLAPTFPDVVLLAYTEIPPRVEVQSAALIGALEG from the coding sequence ATGAACGCAGGCGCTGTCGCCATCGCCGCTCCCCGGCGCTGGTTCCAGTTTCAGGATTTGTGGCTGACTGTCGGCCTCTTCGGCACCATCCTGTTGCTCATCCTCCCCGTCTCCCCCTTCATCCTCGACGGTCTCCTGGCCTCCAGCATCGCCCTCTCCCTGCTCATCGCCCTGGTCATCCTCTATGTCCGCGACCCCGCGGATTTTACCGGCTTCCCCACTTTGCTCCTCTTTGTCACCCTCTTCCGCCTCGCCCTCAATGTCGCCTCCACCCGCCTCATCCTGCTCGATGGCTACGCCGGCCATATCATTGAGGCCTTCGGCAACTTCGTCGTCCGCGGCAATTATGTCGTCGGCATGGTGGTCTTCCTCATCCTCGTCCTCATCAATTTTGTCGTCATCACCAAGGGCGCCGGCCGCATCGCCGAGGTCGCCGCCCGCTTCACCCTCGATGCCATGCCCGGCAAGCAGATGTCCATTGATGCCGAACTCAACGCCGGCATCATCTCCGAAGCCGAAGCCCGCGAACGCCGCCGCAAAGTCGAGGAGGAGGCCGATTTCTACGGCGCCATGGACGGCGCCAGCAAATTCGTCCGCGGCGATGCCATCGCCGCCGTCCTCATCACCCTCATCAACATCATCGGCGGCTTCGCCATCGGCATCATCCAGAAGGGCATGACCGTCACCGAGTCCCTCCAGCGTTTCACCCTCCTGTCCATCGGCGATGGCCTTGTCTCCCAAATCCCGGCCCTCATCACCTCCACCGCCGCCGGCATCCTCATCACCCGCGCCGCCGCCAAGGACAACCTCGCCCGCGAGCTGGGCCGCCAGCTCCTCTTTTACCCCCGCGTGATGAACCTCCTGGCCGTCATGTTGCTCATCATGGCCCTCATCCCCGGCCTCCCCATGCTCCCCTTCCTCTTCATGGCCGGCCTCGCCTATGGCGCCGGTCAGCTCCTGCGGCGCCACAACATTAATATGGAAGCCGCCGCCCCCGCCGCTAATCTCGCCGGCGGCAGATCCGCCCCCGCCAAATCCCCCAAATCCGCCGACGCCACCTCCGACCCCGCCAAACCCACCGGCGAAAAACTCGAAGAGCTCCTCGTCTTGGATGCCTTGCAAATCGAACTCGGCTACGGCCTCGTGGCGCTGGCCGACTCCCGCAAGGGCGGCGACCTCCTCGAGCGCGTGACCGGCGTCCGCCGCAATTTCGCCGCCGAAATGGGCGTCGTCATTCCCCCCATCCGCCTCCGCGACAATCTGCAACTCGGCGCCAATGAATACCGCTTCCTGCTCAAGGGCAACCAGGTCGCCCGCGGTGAACTCATGCCCGGCCATTGGCTCGCCATGAACGCCACCCGCAGCAAAACCCAGCTCAAGGGCATCCCCACCGTCGAGCCCGTCTTCCAGCTCCCTGCCACCTGGGTCACCGAGGCCGAGCGCCGCACCGCCGAAATCCACGGCTACACCGTCGTGGACGCCGCCTCCGTCCTGGTCACCCACTTGTCCGAAACCATCCGCCGCCATGCCCACGAAATCTTGAGCCGCCAGGACACCCAGGCCCTCCTCGACCACCTCAAGCAAACCCACCCCGCCGTGGTCAACGAACTCGTCCCCAACCTCCTGTCCATCGGCCAGGTGCAGCGCGTCTTGCAAAATCTCCTCGCCGAGGGCGTTTCCATCCGCAATCTCGCCGGCATCCTCGAAAAAGTGGCCGATCACGCCCTCGTCACCAAAAACCCCGATGACCTCAGCGAGGCCGCCCGCCGCGCCCTGGCCGCTCAAATCGTCCGGCCTTACCTCAACGAACAGGGCATCCTGCGCGTCATCGCTCTCGACCCCAAGCTCGAGCAGCAAATCGCCCTCGGCCTGCGCTCCTCCCCCACCGAGGTCTCCCTCGCCCTCGAGCCGCGCCTCGCCCGTCATCTCGTGGAGGCCCTCTCCCGTCAAATCCAGCGCCTGCTCGCCGACGGCCAGGCCCCCGTCGTGGTTTGCGCCCCCCAAATCCGCCTCCCCTTGCGCCGTTTCCTGGCCCCCACTTTCCCGGATGTCGTGCTCCTGGCCTACACCGAAATCCCGCCGCGCGTCGAAGTGCAAAGCGCGGCCCTCATCGGCGCGTTGGAAGGTTGA
- the fliP gene encoding flagellar type III secretion system pore protein FliP (The bacterial flagellar biogenesis protein FliP forms a type III secretion system (T3SS)-type pore required for flagellar assembly.) — protein sequence MNTPRHNRRFWLCWLACLLLLATAGHALAQNAATNAPSGLLPFRVTIDGGQAADDLDPAIKVLAIITLLAVAPSIILMMTCFTRIVIVLSFVRSALSLQSTPSNQIIIGLSLFLTFFIMAPVWERIDRDAIQPYNAKQITARQAVDQAAVHLRAFMLKQSRPKDIELFVELAKMPPTPPEQLPLRVVIPGFILSELRTAFQMGFLLFVPFILIDLVVATVLMSMGMIMMPPMTVSLPLKILLFVLVDGWSLVTRSLILSFT from the coding sequence ATGAATACCCCACGGCACAACCGCCGCTTCTGGCTCTGCTGGCTGGCCTGTCTGCTCCTCCTGGCCACGGCCGGCCACGCCCTCGCGCAAAACGCCGCCACCAACGCCCCCTCCGGCCTGCTGCCCTTCCGCGTCACCATTGACGGCGGCCAGGCCGCCGACGATCTGGACCCCGCCATCAAGGTCCTCGCCATCATCACCCTCCTCGCCGTGGCCCCCTCCATCATCCTGATGATGACCTGCTTCACCCGCATCGTCATCGTCCTCTCCTTTGTCCGTAGCGCCCTCTCCCTGCAGAGCACCCCTTCCAACCAGATTATCATCGGCCTCTCCCTCTTCCTCACCTTTTTCATCATGGCCCCCGTCTGGGAACGCATTGACCGCGACGCCATCCAGCCCTACAACGCCAAACAAATCACCGCCCGCCAGGCCGTGGACCAGGCCGCCGTCCATTTGCGCGCCTTCATGCTCAAACAAAGCCGCCCCAAGGACATCGAATTGTTTGTCGAGCTGGCCAAAATGCCCCCCACCCCCCCCGAGCAGTTGCCCCTCCGCGTCGTCATCCCCGGCTTTATCCTAAGCGAGCTTCGCACCGCCTTCCAAATGGGTTTCCTGCTCTTTGTCCCCTTCATCCTCATTGACCTGGTGGTCGCCACCGTCCTCATGTCCATGGGCATGATCATGATGCCCCCCATGACCGTCTCGCTCCCCCTCAAGATTTTGCTCTTTGTGCTCGTGGACGGCTGGAGTCTGGTCACGCGCTCCTTGATCCTGAGCTTCACCTGA
- a CDS encoding EscU/YscU/HrcU family type III secretion system export apparatus switch protein, giving the protein MPFDSDNKTEQPTPRRLQEAEKKGQFARSQEVQTVFVLAASLMALVFTGPEIWYRLAGAMASNLAHLHDQPLSRDSLPRFFIHWVWLLVASVGPVVLFASAGALIAGSLQSRFRTASEVLEVDWNRINPVAGLKRVFSLRSLPPMALNLIKLLAIIVLSYSEVKRVVGDPIFYTTVDAARISTFMAESAVRLAIRVGAILVLIAAMDYLYQYWRTLRDLMMTKEEIKEEMKNTEGNPQIKAAQRRRRVSITLRKMYAEVPKADVVVTNPTHLAIALRYDRRTMRAPKIIAKGARLKAQRIREIAQQNHVPIVENKPLARLLFKHGRIGGEIPAELYAAVAEILAWVYRTYRYRYYTDSGRLT; this is encoded by the coding sequence ATGCCCTTCGACAGCGACAACAAAACAGAACAACCAACACCACGCCGGCTGCAGGAGGCCGAGAAAAAAGGCCAGTTCGCCCGCAGCCAGGAGGTCCAGACGGTTTTCGTCCTCGCCGCCAGTTTGATGGCCCTCGTTTTTACCGGCCCCGAAATCTGGTATCGCCTCGCCGGCGCCATGGCCTCCAACCTCGCCCACCTGCACGATCAGCCCCTCTCCCGCGATTCTCTCCCCCGTTTCTTTATCCATTGGGTCTGGCTCCTCGTCGCCTCCGTCGGGCCGGTTGTCCTCTTCGCCTCCGCCGGCGCTCTCATCGCCGGCAGCCTCCAAAGCCGCTTCCGCACCGCCAGCGAAGTCCTGGAGGTGGATTGGAACCGCATCAACCCCGTCGCCGGCCTCAAGCGGGTCTTCTCCTTGCGCTCCCTCCCGCCCATGGCCCTCAACCTCATCAAGCTCCTGGCCATCATCGTCCTCTCCTATTCCGAGGTCAAACGCGTCGTCGGCGACCCCATTTTTTACACCACCGTGGACGCGGCAAGAATTTCCACCTTCATGGCCGAATCTGCCGTGCGCCTGGCCATCCGGGTGGGGGCAATCCTCGTCTTAATCGCCGCCATGGACTACCTTTACCAGTATTGGCGCACCCTCCGGGACCTCATGATGACCAAGGAGGAAATCAAGGAAGAAATGAAAAACACCGAGGGCAACCCCCAGATCAAGGCCGCCCAACGCCGCCGCCGCGTCTCCATCACCCTCCGCAAAATGTATGCGGAAGTGCCTAAGGCTGACGTAGTTGTAACCAACCCCACCCACCTCGCCATCGCCCTCCGCTACGACCGCCGTACCATGCGCGCCCCCAAAATCATCGCCAAAGGCGCCCGCCTCAAAGCCCAACGCATCCGCGAAATCGCCCAACAAAACCACGTCCCCATCGTCGAAAACAAACCTTTGGCACGCCTCTTGTTTAAGCACGGGCGGATTGGCGGGGAAATCCCCGCCGAGCTGTATGCGGCCGTGGCCGAAATCCTGGCTTGGGTGTACCGCACGTACCGCTACCGGTACTACACGGACAGCGGCCGCCTTACCTAA
- a CDS encoding flagellar basal body-associated FliL family protein, which translates to MAANRLENAPAEAPAKGGAAAAPAPKGGALQAWLPAIVTIILMPVLAFVTTQFLLLPKLQKALGGGPVAAHEEETADKKKQEKVPKQTVQLNKVLVNVAGSVGTRYLVANYTLVGTAPDFKDRIEANRDMLLDLAAGVMSTKTISDLEKPGARNLIRNELMSVFNNALGANLVKEIYITEFAIQ; encoded by the coding sequence ATGGCTGCCAACCGACTGGAAAATGCCCCCGCCGAGGCCCCCGCCAAGGGCGGCGCCGCCGCCGCACCGGCCCCCAAGGGCGGCGCCTTGCAGGCCTGGCTGCCGGCCATCGTGACCATCATCCTCATGCCCGTCCTGGCCTTCGTCACCACCCAGTTCCTCCTCCTGCCCAAGCTCCAGAAGGCCCTCGGCGGCGGCCCCGTCGCCGCCCACGAGGAGGAAACCGCCGACAAGAAAAAGCAGGAAAAAGTCCCCAAACAAACCGTCCAGCTTAACAAGGTCCTCGTCAACGTCGCCGGCAGCGTCGGCACCCGCTATCTCGTCGCCAACTACACCCTCGTCGGCACCGCCCCCGACTTCAAAGACCGCATCGAGGCCAATCGCGACATGCTCCTCGACCTCGCCGCCGGCGTCATGAGCACCAAGACCATCAGCGACCTCGAAAAACCCGGCGCCCGCAACCTCATCCGCAACGAGCTGATGAGCGTCTTCAACAACGCCCTCGGCGCCAACCTCGTCAAAGAAATCTACATCACCGAATTCGCCATCCAATAA
- a CDS encoding flagellar biosynthetic protein FliO: MKRPIPILLGLAPACLAAAPAAADAAAAAGPAVDAGISVLRMLGGFIFVVALFLCAAWAVRRWQRGAGLPRRQTPRLRVIESRSLGPRHTLYVVAYDHCRFLVAASPGGLNLLSTLPEDPGASPPAPPPAASFTEALQQVLARS, encoded by the coding sequence ATGAAACGCCCCATCCCCATCCTCCTTGGCCTTGCCCCGGCCTGCCTCGCCGCCGCCCCCGCGGCCGCGGACGCCGCCGCCGCCGCAGGCCCGGCCGTGGATGCGGGAATCTCCGTGCTCCGGATGCTCGGCGGCTTCATTTTTGTCGTGGCCCTGTTTCTCTGCGCCGCCTGGGCCGTCCGCCGCTGGCAGCGCGGCGCCGGTCTGCCTCGCCGCCAAACCCCGCGCTTGCGCGTCATCGAGAGCCGCTCGCTCGGCCCCCGCCACACCTTGTATGTCGTGGCCTATGACCATTGCCGCTTCCTCGTCGCCGCTTCTCCCGGCGGCCTGAATCTGTTGAGCACGCTGCCCGAGGACCCCGGCGCTTCCCCGCCCGCGCCTCCGCCTGCGGCCAGCTTCACCGAAGCCCTCCAACAGGTCCTGGCCCGCTCATGA
- a CDS encoding FliA/WhiG family RNA polymerase sigma factor: MKSTPTDSTCDQPVSPAATQVKVAELWKRYHRDRSSAEAEEALIHQYLPWVKTVVGRVAMTLPPHVELDDLYSAGLVGLLNAVRNYDPNANASFETYARLRIRGAVLDELRKMDWIPRSVHAKARKIQAAMQELEQKLGRLPTEAEVARALGLSAREYEHWLDEVRPAAFVSLDSTGILDENDSPPAYETVADTQQETPAQKAARRELAALIAERLEQLPEMQRKVLALYYFEDMRLREIAEVFGLTESRICQIHAQAILAIKSFLIKREAIPEG, from the coding sequence ATGAAAAGCACCCCAACAGACTCCACCTGTGACCAGCCCGTGTCCCCCGCGGCCACGCAGGTGAAGGTGGCCGAGTTGTGGAAGCGCTACCACCGCGATCGCTCCTCCGCCGAGGCCGAAGAAGCCCTGATTCACCAATACCTCCCCTGGGTCAAAACCGTCGTCGGCCGTGTCGCCATGACCCTGCCGCCCCACGTGGAACTGGACGACCTCTACAGCGCCGGCCTCGTCGGCTTGTTAAACGCCGTCCGCAACTACGACCCCAACGCCAACGCCTCTTTCGAAACCTACGCCCGCCTCCGCATCCGCGGCGCCGTCCTGGATGAACTCCGCAAAATGGACTGGATTCCCCGCTCCGTCCATGCCAAAGCCCGCAAAATCCAGGCCGCCATGCAGGAGCTTGAGCAAAAATTGGGACGCCTCCCCACCGAGGCCGAAGTCGCCCGCGCCCTCGGCCTGTCCGCCCGCGAATACGAACACTGGCTCGACGAAGTCCGCCCCGCCGCCTTCGTCAGCCTCGATTCCACCGGCATCCTCGACGAAAACGACAGCCCCCCGGCCTACGAAACTGTCGCCGACACCCAGCAGGAAACCCCCGCCCAAAAGGCCGCCCGCCGCGAGCTGGCCGCCCTCATCGCCGAGCGCCTGGAGCAGTTGCCCGAAATGCAGCGCAAAGTGCTCGCCCTTTATTACTTTGAAGACATGCGGCTGCGGGAAATTGCCGAGGTCTTCGGCCTCACCGAGTCCCGCATCTGCCAGATCCACGCCCAGGCCATCCTGGCCATCAAGTCTTTTTTAATCAAACGGGAAGCCATTCCTGAAGGATGA
- a CDS encoding flagellar biosynthetic protein FliQ, giving the protein MTPEFAIDLLKNLMYHAVLIAAPVLLAAMLIGLAVSLFQAVTTIHEQTLSFVPKALGIVALLVLLLPWIIRVMTEFSILVIQKIPEMAR; this is encoded by the coding sequence ATGACGCCTGAATTCGCCATCGATCTGCTGAAAAACCTCATGTACCACGCCGTCCTCATTGCCGCGCCGGTCCTGCTCGCGGCCATGCTCATCGGCCTCGCCGTCAGCCTCTTTCAAGCCGTCACCACCATCCACGAGCAAACGCTTTCCTTCGTCCCCAAGGCCCTGGGCATCGTGGCGCTCCTGGTCCTGCTCCTCCCCTGGATCATCCGCGTCATGACCGAATTCTCCATCCTCGTCATCCAAAAAATCCCGGAGATGGCCCGTTAA
- a CDS encoding AAA family ATPase: MQTRTFQARNAQEAVAQIRNTLGPQAVVLQVRKVRPSGWAGWLGRTAIEVVAALPEPEPAQATREALEELKRELAGLRAIVERQPPFTPAAAPSTPPEDDGPVEPGELTDFLRRLGLLPQFARSLALSAAGAAPAAMNRRQMLALVQSLLQQQWRVPPPLQPHALHLLVGPPGVGKTTALCKWLARLVLRENQSARVWCADGERPNLSETLRLHAELLGVPVARLGGHTPPPNPSASATWQFVDLPGIPWQNTAALEALQQRFAACGPVQWHLVLSAAYDTSLLLQQARAFAALPLAGILVTHIDEQPALGRLWNLLCGTNCSVRFLAGGQNIPGDFSPATPAALGPPILWADSALFDPPPAPVAAGKASAMQTVADW, encoded by the coding sequence ATGCAAACCCGCACTTTCCAAGCCCGCAATGCCCAGGAGGCCGTGGCCCAGATCCGCAACACCCTCGGTCCCCAGGCCGTCGTCCTGCAAGTGCGCAAAGTGCGGCCTTCCGGCTGGGCCGGTTGGCTCGGACGCACAGCCATCGAAGTCGTCGCCGCCCTCCCGGAACCCGAACCAGCCCAGGCCACCCGCGAAGCTCTGGAGGAATTAAAACGCGAGCTGGCCGGCCTCCGGGCCATCGTCGAACGCCAGCCCCCCTTCACCCCCGCCGCCGCTCCTTCCACCCCCCCGGAGGACGACGGCCCCGTTGAACCCGGCGAACTCACCGATTTCCTGCGCCGCCTCGGACTGCTCCCCCAGTTTGCCCGCTCTCTGGCGCTCTCCGCCGCCGGCGCCGCCCCCGCCGCCATGAACCGCCGCCAGATGCTGGCCCTGGTCCAATCGCTCCTCCAACAGCAATGGCGCGTGCCCCCGCCGTTGCAGCCGCACGCCCTCCACCTCCTCGTGGGGCCGCCCGGCGTCGGCAAAACCACCGCCCTCTGCAAATGGCTCGCCCGCCTCGTCCTCCGCGAAAATCAATCCGCCCGCGTCTGGTGCGCCGATGGCGAGCGCCCCAATCTCTCCGAAACCCTCCGCCTGCATGCCGAGCTGCTCGGCGTCCCCGTGGCGCGCCTGGGTGGCCACACCCCCCCGCCCAACCCATCCGCCTCCGCCACCTGGCAATTTGTGGACCTCCCCGGCATCCCCTGGCAAAACACCGCCGCCTTGGAGGCCCTGCAGCAACGGTTCGCCGCTTGCGGCCCCGTGCAATGGCACTTGGTCCTCTCCGCCGCCTACGACACCTCACTCCTCTTGCAGCAGGCCCGGGCCTTCGCCGCCCTCCCGCTGGCCGGCATCCTCGTCACCCACATTGATGAACAACCCGCCCTCGGCAGGCTCTGGAATCTCTTGTGCGGCACAAATTGCTCAGTCCGCTTTCTGGCCGGCGGGCAAAATATTCCCGGTGATTTCTCCCCCGCCACCCCGGCGGCTCTGGGCCCCCCCATTTTGTGGGCAGATTCCGCCCTTTTCGACCCCCCTCCCGCCCCGGTGGCGGCTGGCAAGGCTTCTGCTATGCAGACCGTCGCTGACTGGTAA